A segment of the Selenomonadales bacterium genome:
AGGCGCGTAAGGACGGATATAGGCAGTCAGCAGGGATAGCCCCATACTGAAGGTGGGTAACACTGCGGCAACAGGCGGCGTCCTAAGTGCCGTCCGCAGCTCCTCTGGATATATGACTGCTTTTGCGACTAGGGCTACTAGAATCACTGCGGCCAAAACTCCGAGTGCATACCTATAGCTTGTGCCATACGACAGCAATAGGTTGCCAAGCGACGCTAGCCCGAGCATGAGTCCGGCGACAGGGTAGGGCAGTTTTTTCAGCATGGCAGTCCCCTCCTACGCCTGTGGATGTGGCGTAGCTTGCACGCGCAGCGCGACTTCAGGGTCGTCTAACAACTGCTCGGCGACCCAAGCGGTAACCTCACCCGTAATCTTGACACAATGCGCTTTGCGCTCAGCGCTCGCAAAGTCATAGTCTTTGATAATCACTCTACAGCAAGTGCTGCCGTAGAGCGCTTTAACGTGGTCATGCAACCCAGCCGCAACCGGAAACATGCGCTCGTGCATAGGCTCGCCGTGGTTGCGGCCATAGGCCATGCCTAGTGCCATCGCTCCGCCGCTGATGGCACCGCATAAGCACTTAGACTTGCCTATCCCAATCGGGAACGCAGATGCTAACTTGGTCACTTCCTTTGGCAGTGGCCAACCCAAAAGTTCGTTGATAGCGTGCACCACTGCTTCGGAACAGAAGAACTCGCCCCGCCGAAAATACCCTTCTGCCTTTTCTCTTGCCGTAACGACCACTTGAGTTTTTTCCATTACACATTCCTCCTCCAAGAATTTGACCCAGTCCATTATATAACAAAATCAAATAGATACAATAAGAAAAATACATATTAACGCTCGAGCGGGAGGGAGTCGCGAATCGTGTTGACACCGCGGGTCGCGAGTGCTATTGTATAAATAAGTTTATGACATAAACTAAAGGAGTGATCTTGTGGCACATTCGGAGTACGACAAACTGATAGACGACCTCGGCGTTATCCGTACGGCCATCGAGAAAAGCAGCGGCATCTTTCGCTTTCTCCGCTTGTCGCGCGCTATGGGCTTAGTAGGGCTATGGAGCGGACTAGGCATAGTGGTGCTGTCGCTTGCGATGTACGCCATCGACATTCGATATGGCGGGCTAGTTACCGCGCCAGCGTTAGTGCGCGGGCTCCTGTATGGTCTGGTTGGGCTCTTTGTCTTGGCAGTTGGGATAGGCAAAATTATGCTAGTCATGGCGCAAGCCAAGAAGAGCTATCGCGATATCACGGTGCTCCGGC
Coding sequences within it:
- a CDS encoding C_GCAxxG_C_C family protein — translated: MDWVKFLEEECVMEKTQVVVTAREKAEGYFRRGEFFCSEAVVHAINELLGWPLPKEVTKLASAFPIGIGKSKCLCGAISGGAMALGMAYGRNHGEPMHERMFPVAAGLHDHVKALYGSTCCRVIIKDYDFASAERKAHCVKITGEVTAWVAEQLLDDPEVALRVQATPHPQA